A window of the Butyricimonas faecalis genome harbors these coding sequences:
- the glmM gene encoding phosphoglucosamine mutase, with amino-acid sequence MTLIKSISGIRGTVGGRPGDNLTPLDIVKFVSAYATWLKTGAGKKRAKIVLGRDARISGDMYAKLVEATLSGLGHDVVNIGLATTPTTEIAVTAEQADGGIILTASHNPKQWNALKLLNNRGEFLSAEDGAQVLQMAEQESFEYAEVDELGTITCKDYTDYHIQHVLDLKLVNREAIAKSNLKVVVDAVNSVGGTVIPALLKALGVKEVVELNCDPTGHFAHNPEPIPENLTQISEKIKECGADLGIVVDPDVDRLALVCENGEMFVEEYTLVAVADYVLKHTPGNTVSNLSSSRALRDVTLAHGQQYNAAAVGEVNVVTKMKETNTVIGGEGNGGVIYPESHYGRDALVGVGLFLSHFVAEGKSMTALKATYPQYFISKNKLTLSPDMDVDKILEGLKEKYASEEITDIDGVKIDFKDGWVHLRKSNTEPIIRIYSESKDEAAANRLAEEVIKVAKSLY; translated from the coding sequence ATGACATTAATTAAATCTATATCTGGTATCCGGGGAACAGTAGGTGGACGTCCGGGTGATAACTTGACCCCCTTGGATATTGTTAAGTTTGTTTCGGCTTATGCTACTTGGTTGAAGACTGGGGCTGGGAAGAAGAGGGCTAAAATCGTGTTGGGACGTGATGCTCGTATTTCCGGGGATATGTATGCTAAATTGGTTGAAGCTACCTTGTCCGGTTTGGGGCATGATGTGGTTAATATTGGTTTGGCGACAACTCCAACCACGGAGATTGCCGTTACCGCGGAACAGGCTGATGGAGGTATTATTTTGACGGCGAGTCACAACCCGAAGCAATGGAATGCTCTAAAATTATTGAATAACCGGGGAGAATTCCTTTCTGCTGAGGATGGAGCTCAAGTGCTACAAATGGCAGAGCAAGAATCGTTTGAATATGCAGAGGTGGATGAGTTGGGTACAATTACTTGTAAGGATTATACAGATTATCATATTCAACACGTGTTGGACTTGAAACTCGTGAACCGAGAAGCTATTGCTAAGTCAAACTTGAAAGTTGTTGTAGATGCGGTGAATTCCGTGGGTGGGACCGTGATTCCCGCCTTGTTAAAAGCTTTGGGAGTGAAAGAGGTTGTCGAGTTGAATTGTGATCCCACGGGGCATTTTGCTCATAATCCGGAACCCATTCCGGAGAATTTGACCCAGATTTCAGAAAAGATTAAGGAGTGTGGAGCGGATTTAGGTATCGTGGTCGATCCGGATGTTGACCGTTTAGCATTAGTTTGTGAGAACGGGGAGATGTTCGTGGAGGAATACACGCTGGTAGCTGTTGCTGATTATGTGTTGAAACATACACCGGGAAATACGGTTTCTAATCTTTCTTCTTCCCGTGCTTTACGGGATGTAACGTTAGCTCATGGACAACAATATAACGCTGCGGCCGTGGGTGAGGTGAACGTGGTGACCAAGATGAAAGAGACAAATACGGTGATTGGTGGTGAAGGAAATGGTGGCGTTATCTATCCAGAAAGCCATTACGGACGTGATGCTTTGGTAGGCGTTGGCTTATTCCTTTCTCACTTTGTGGCAGAAGGAAAGAGTATGACGGCTTTAAAAGCAACTTACCCGCAATATTTTATCTCGAAAAATAAACTAACGCTTTCTCCTGATATGGATGTGGATAAGATATTGGAGGGATTGAAAGAGAAATATGCTTCGGAAGAGATCACTGATATCGATGGTGTGAAAATTGATTTCAAAGATGGTTGGGTACATCTGCGTAAATCTAATACAGAACCGATTATACGGATTTATTCTGAGTCGAAAGATGAAGCGGCAGCCAATCGATTGGCAGAAGAAGTTATAAAGGTGGCCAAAAGCCTGTATTAG
- the gcvH gene encoding glycine cleavage system protein GcvH: MNVPAELKYTKEHEWIRVEGEEAYVGITDYAQSQLGDIVFVEVETEGDNLEAGDTFGSIEAVKTVSDLYMPVAGEVLEFNSELEDQPDLVNKDPYGKGWIIKVKIEDEAQLDGLLNADAYKASI, encoded by the coding sequence ATGAACGTACCTGCAGAATTAAAGTACACTAAAGAACACGAATGGATTCGTGTTGAGGGTGAAGAAGCATATGTTGGAATTACTGACTATGCACAAAGTCAATTAGGTGATATCGTGTTTGTTGAGGTTGAAACTGAAGGTGACAACCTGGAGGCTGGAGATACTTTCGGTAGTATTGAGGCTGTAAAGACTGTTTCTGATTTGTATATGCCGGTTGCCGGAGAGGTATTGGAATTCAATTCAGAATTGGAAGATCAACCTGACTTGGTAAACAAAGATCCTTATGGAAAAGGTTGGATTATCAAGGTGAAAATTGAAGACGAAGCACAATTAGATGGATTGTTAAACGCAGACGCTTATAAGGCATCTATCTAA
- a CDS encoding OmpA family protein has protein sequence MKKTFMLLFVAILPLLASAQKEEVKVTVVEEESTTPWRGFVTNGFWDNWFISIGAGGQVYFGECDSKDDFGRRITPAFDFSVGKWLMPTLGVRAQVGGFTLKGLTANPANIYAKGPSRVDGYYKQKWQQFNVHVDGLLNLSNWIGGYRTDRFYEAVPFAGFGMIHGCSSLDNTKFMFVAGLINKMRLSNAFDFNIEIKGNLVPQGFDGETGGSKGEGILGVTAGFTYRFNQRNFRREKPTEIISTGVSPEMLSAAEAKLAEQIRRADRLQDELNQARKAQPQTVKEVKAAPLAIFFSINKADISKKEMINLKYYAEVIKSNPNQVYKVTGYADKATGTPAYNQKLSEKRAQNVADALVKKFGVKASQLQVVGKGGVDNLYEGGVQLSRAVIVE, from the coding sequence ATGAAAAAGACTTTTATGTTGTTATTTGTAGCGATTTTGCCGTTATTGGCTAGCGCACAAAAGGAAGAGGTTAAAGTGACTGTGGTAGAAGAGGAATCTACGACTCCATGGCGTGGTTTCGTTACCAATGGATTTTGGGATAACTGGTTTATCTCAATAGGTGCCGGTGGACAAGTTTATTTTGGAGAATGTGATAGCAAAGATGATTTCGGGCGTCGGATTACCCCGGCATTTGATTTCTCTGTGGGGAAATGGTTGATGCCGACATTAGGAGTTCGGGCTCAAGTGGGCGGTTTCACCTTAAAAGGTTTAACGGCTAATCCTGCTAATATTTACGCTAAGGGGCCTTCTCGTGTAGATGGGTATTACAAACAAAAATGGCAACAATTTAACGTGCATGTTGATGGATTGTTGAATCTTTCTAACTGGATTGGCGGTTATCGTACGGATCGTTTTTACGAAGCTGTTCCGTTTGCTGGTTTTGGTATGATTCATGGTTGTTCTTCTTTGGATAACACGAAATTCATGTTTGTGGCAGGTTTGATCAATAAAATGCGTTTATCTAACGCTTTTGATTTTAATATCGAAATCAAGGGTAATTTGGTACCTCAGGGATTTGACGGAGAAACCGGCGGTAGCAAGGGAGAAGGTATTTTGGGTGTAACAGCCGGGTTTACTTATAGATTCAACCAACGTAATTTTAGAAGAGAAAAACCGACAGAAATCATTTCTACGGGTGTTTCACCAGAAATGTTAAGTGCTGCAGAGGCTAAACTAGCAGAGCAAATTCGTCGTGCAGATCGTTTACAAGATGAGTTGAACCAAGCTCGTAAGGCTCAACCGCAAACTGTTAAAGAAGTGAAGGCTGCTCCATTGGCTATTTTCTTCAGTATCAATAAGGCAGATATTTCCAAAAAGGAAATGATTAACTTGAAGTACTACGCTGAGGTTATCAAGAGCAATCCGAATCAGGTTTACAAAGTTACCGGATATGCAGACAAAGCAACTGGTACTCCTGCTTACAATCAGAAATTGAGTGAAAAACGTGCACAAAACGTGGCAGACGCTTTAGTGAAAAAATTTGGTGTTAAGGCCAGTCAATTGCAAGTTGTTGGTAAAGGTGGTGTTGATAACCTTTACGAGGGAGGAGTTCAATTGAGCCGTGCGGTTATTGTTGAGTAA
- a CDS encoding site-specific integrase — MKQTDVTVTFYLKKSEMNDEGHCPVMAKLVVGKFSEAAFSAKMSVPAALWASGRATGKSNAAREINRQLDDLRASAISIYDELSATRENVTAEEIRNLLLGTAFGQETLLGYFRTFIEHFEKRVGVNREKGTAQSYRYACNCVAAFIQEKYKLSDVPFTALNRSFIDNYDLYLRTERRFALGTIVLLVTRLNTIVGEAIAEGIITADPFAGYEAEHPEREQKYLTAAELQRLMTTPLHDPKLYHIRDLFLFSCYTGIPYGDMCRLTTEDLEVAEDGEVWIKTARKKTKIDYEVPLLDIPLLILDKYRDMAPEGKLLPMYSNNELNRTLKRIAAICGIERKLVFHCGRHTYATEITLSHGVPLETVSKMLGHSRISTTQIYAKVTDDKIDMDTRSLEEKIAGRFSVAI; from the coding sequence ATGAAACAGACGGATGTAACGGTTACGTTCTACCTCAAAAAGAGCGAAATGAATGACGAGGGACATTGCCCGGTCATGGCGAAACTTGTTGTCGGCAAATTTTCAGAAGCGGCTTTTAGTGCGAAAATGTCCGTACCCGCTGCACTGTGGGCATCCGGACGTGCCACGGGTAAAAGTAACGCCGCGCGGGAAATCAACCGGCAACTGGACGATTTGCGAGCTTCAGCCATTTCCATTTATGACGAACTGTCAGCCACCCGTGAGAATGTAACGGCTGAAGAAATAAGGAATCTGTTGTTGGGGACGGCTTTCGGGCAGGAAACCCTGTTGGGTTATTTCCGGACGTTCATCGAACATTTCGAAAAACGTGTCGGCGTGAACCGGGAAAAGGGAACAGCGCAATCTTACCGCTATGCTTGTAACTGTGTGGCCGCTTTCATCCAGGAGAAATACAAGTTGTCGGATGTTCCTTTCACGGCCCTGAACCGTTCATTCATCGACAACTATGACCTCTACCTACGCACGGAGCGCCGCTTTGCCCTGGGAACTATCGTGTTGCTTGTCACACGGTTGAACACGATTGTCGGGGAAGCCATCGCGGAAGGGATTATCACTGCCGACCCGTTCGCGGGTTATGAAGCCGAACATCCCGAGCGGGAACAGAAATACCTTACCGCAGCGGAGTTACAACGGCTGATGACCACACCCCTGCACGACCCGAAACTCTACCATATCCGCGACCTGTTCCTCTTCTCCTGCTACACGGGTATCCCTTACGGGGACATGTGCCGCCTGACGACGGAGGATCTGGAAGTGGCCGAGGACGGTGAGGTATGGATCAAGACCGCCCGCAAGAAGACGAAAATCGACTATGAAGTGCCATTGCTCGACATACCGTTGCTCATCCTCGACAAGTACCGGGATATGGCCCCGGAAGGAAAACTGCTGCCGATGTACAGCAACAACGAACTCAACCGGACACTGAAACGTATTGCCGCCATTTGCGGAATTGAACGGAAGCTCGTCTTTCACTGCGGACGCCATACCTACGCCACCGAGATCACGCTTTCGCATGGTGTCCCGCTTGAAACCGTCAGTAAAATGCTGGGGCATAGCCGCATTTCCACGACGCAGATTTACGCCAAAGTGACCGATGACAAGATCGACATGGATACCCGGTCTTTAGAGGAAAAGATTGCCGGCCGCTTCTCCGTAGCTATTTAA